Proteins encoded together in one Rhizobium leguminosarum bv. trifolii WSM1325 window:
- a CDS encoding conserved hypothetical protein (KEGG: rec:RHECIAT_CH0002676 hypothetical protein) — protein MPDQYQPKYKWRETWPGEGHQDFSGFDGEQSFGRIQLDQTSHGEMGMWKWNATHVPWVREHIVPHSGWETTSREACRRVEEHYEKLLELHGRPKGR, from the coding sequence GTGCCAGATCAGTATCAACCAAAATACAAATGGCGCGAGACCTGGCCGGGAGAAGGACACCAAGACTTCAGCGGGTTCGACGGCGAGCAGTCCTTCGGCCGCATCCAGCTGGACCAAACGAGCCACGGCGAGATGGGGATGTGGAAGTGGAACGCCACTCACGTCCCTTGGGTGCGAGAGCATATCGTGCCTCACAGCGGATGGGAGACAACATCCCGGGAGGCATGCCGGAGGGTCGAGGAGCACTACGAAAAATTGTTGGAATTGCATGGTCGGCCAAAAGGCCGATAA